A region of Cellulophaga sp. RHA19 DNA encodes the following proteins:
- a CDS encoding beta-ketoacyl-ACP synthase III, whose product MGKVSAAITAVGKYVPDYVLTNKELETMVDTNDEWITTRTGIKERRILKGDDKGTSFMAIKAAEDLLQKRGIDPTEIDLIIVGTATPDLQVAATAAFVASEIGATNAFAFDLEAACSSFLYGMSTASSYVESGRYKKVLLIGADKMSSILDYTDRTTCIIFGDGAGAALFEPNEEGLGFQDEYLRSDGIGRNFLKIDAGGSLLPASEETVKNKQHYVFQDGKSVFKYAVSNMADVSAKIMERNSLEEKDVDWLVPHQANKRIIDATANRMGVDSSKVMMNIQKYGNTTSATLPLLLADYEDQLKKGDNLVFAAFGGGFTWGSIFLKWAYNS is encoded by the coding sequence ATGGGTAAAGTATCAGCGGCAATAACTGCAGTAGGTAAGTATGTTCCTGACTATGTTTTAACTAACAAAGAACTGGAAACGATGGTAGATACAAATGATGAGTGGATTACCACTAGGACAGGTATCAAAGAAAGGCGAATTTTAAAAGGAGATGACAAGGGAACTTCTTTTATGGCAATTAAAGCAGCTGAAGATTTATTGCAAAAAAGAGGCATAGATCCAACAGAGATAGATTTAATTATTGTTGGTACTGCAACTCCAGATTTACAAGTAGCAGCTACGGCAGCTTTTGTAGCCTCAGAGATTGGTGCAACTAATGCTTTTGCTTTTGATTTAGAAGCGGCTTGTTCTAGTTTTTTATACGGTATGTCTACAGCTAGTAGTTATGTAGAATCTGGTAGGTATAAAAAAGTATTATTAATAGGGGCAGATAAAATGTCTTCTATTTTAGATTATACAGATAGAACTACCTGTATAATTTTTGGTGATGGCGCAGGTGCCGCACTTTTTGAGCCTAATGAAGAGGGCTTAGGTTTTCAAGATGAATACTTAAGGTCTGATGGTATTGGGCGTAATTTCTTAAAAATTGATGCAGGTGGATCTTTATTACCAGCATCTGAAGAAACTGTAAAAAATAAACAACATTACGTTTTTCAAGACGGAAAATCTGTTTTTAAATATGCTGTATCTAATATGGCAGACGTTTCAGCAAAAATTATGGAACGTAATAGTTTAGAAGAAAAAGATGTAGATTGGTTGGTACCACACCAAGCAAACAAACGCATTATAGATGCTACAGCTAACAGAATGGGTGTAGATTCTTCTAAAGTAATGATGAACATTCAGAAATACGGAAACACAACTTCTGCTACATTGCCATTATTATTAGCAGACTACGAAGATCAACTAAAAAAAGGAGACAACTTAGTATTTGCTGCATTTGGTGGTGGCTTTACTTGGGGTTCTATTTTCTTAAAATGGGCCTATAACTCTTAA
- a CDS encoding YceD family protein has translation MMKLKEFSIPFSGLKQGKHSFEYKIDNKFFESFEYNEFNDANIDIEVKLNKMSTMLELEMIAEGTVNVFCDISSEPYDQAISSTLELVVKFGEEYNDENEEILIIPHGEHQVNISQYLYEMLVLAIPSKRIHPGVLDGTLRSKAVDKLEELQPREEKENKEDIDPRWDALKKLITDK, from the coding sequence ATGATGAAGCTAAAGGAGTTTTCCATTCCTTTTTCTGGATTAAAGCAGGGAAAGCACAGTTTTGAGTATAAAATAGACAATAAGTTCTTTGAATCTTTTGAGTACAATGAGTTTAATGATGCCAATATAGATATAGAGGTAAAGTTAAATAAAATGAGTACAATGTTGGAGTTAGAGATGATTGCAGAAGGAACAGTAAATGTTTTCTGTGATATTTCTAGTGAACCTTATGACCAAGCTATAAGTTCTACGTTAGAACTGGTAGTAAAGTTTGGCGAAGAGTATAATGATGAGAATGAAGAAATACTGATAATTCCTCACGGAGAACATCAGGTTAATATTTCGCAATATTTATACGAAATGCTGGTATTGGCTATTCCGTCTAAAAGAATTCATCCGGGAGTACTGGATGGCACTTTAAGATCTAAAGCCGTAGATAAGTTAGAAGAGCTACAACCAAGAGAAGAAAAGGAAAATAAAGAAGATATTGATCCCAGATGGGACGCATTAAAAAAATTAATAACGGATAAATAA
- the pdxA gene encoding 4-hydroxythreonine-4-phosphate dehydrogenase PdxA — MQEGKKIKVGISIGDLNGIGCEVVLKTFEDNRMLDFCTPVIFASNKTISFQKKELGLNINYNGIPDADKTIAGKINVVNVWKEVPKTQFGEATKESGDYALKSLQAATKALKEDKIDVLVTAPINKNNIQSEEFNFPGHTDYLAKELGGNSLMFMVTSSLKVGLLTDHIAVKDVASAITAKLIKEKVATIERSLKEDFAIQKPKIALLGINPHSGDNGVIGKEDDTVLKPTITELKNQGKMVFGPYSADSFFGSDAYSNFDAILAAYHDQGLIPFKTLSFGKGVNYTAGLSKVRTSPDHGTAYEIAGKGKADHSSFKEAVFTALKIFKNREEYKELTQNPLKKQRLKRKE; from the coding sequence ATGCAAGAAGGCAAAAAAATTAAGGTAGGAATTTCTATAGGCGATTTAAACGGAATTGGCTGTGAAGTTGTTTTAAAGACTTTTGAAGACAACCGTATGTTAGATTTTTGCACTCCAGTTATTTTTGCATCAAACAAAACCATTTCTTTTCAGAAGAAAGAGTTAGGTTTAAATATAAACTACAATGGTATACCAGATGCAGACAAAACTATAGCAGGCAAAATTAATGTGGTTAATGTATGGAAAGAAGTTCCAAAAACTCAGTTTGGTGAAGCAACTAAAGAGAGTGGAGATTACGCACTAAAATCTTTGCAAGCAGCAACCAAAGCATTAAAAGAAGATAAGATTGATGTATTGGTTACTGCACCAATAAATAAAAATAATATTCAGTCTGAAGAATTTAATTTTCCAGGCCATACAGATTATCTAGCAAAAGAATTAGGTGGCAATAGCTTAATGTTTATGGTAACAAGCTCTTTAAAAGTAGGACTGTTAACAGACCATATAGCTGTTAAAGATGTTGCAAGCGCAATAACAGCAAAGCTTATAAAAGAAAAAGTAGCTACAATAGAGCGTTCTTTAAAAGAAGATTTTGCAATACAAAAACCCAAAATAGCACTATTAGGTATAAATCCGCATAGCGGAGATAATGGTGTTATAGGAAAAGAAGATGATACTGTTTTAAAACCAACAATTACAGAATTAAAAAATCAGGGAAAAATGGTTTTTGGTCCCTATTCTGCAGATAGTTTTTTTGGGTCTGATGCTTACAGTAATTTTGATGCTATATTAGCAGCCTATCACGACCAAGGATTAATACCTTTTAAAACATTATCCTTTGGCAAAGGAGTAAATTATACAGCAGGTTTATCTAAAGTACGTACATCGCCAGATCACGGTACCGCATATGAAATTGCAGGTAAAGGAAAAGCAGACCATAGTTCTTTTAAAGAAGCAGTTTTTACGGCATTAAAAATCTTTAAAAACAGGGAGGAGTATAAAGAATTAACTCAGAATCCTCTAAAAAAACAACGTTTAAAGAGGAAAGAGTAA
- the accB gene encoding acetyl-CoA carboxylase biotin carboxyl carrier protein gives MDIKEIQSLIKFVAKSGASEVKLEMEDIKITIRTGALNSGGETTILQQIPMGQPQMAPAAAAPAPAAAPEAAPAKEESNDDKYITIKSPIIGTFYRKPSPDKPVFVEVGDTIGQGDVLCVIEAMKLFNDIESEVSGKIVKVLVDDSSPVEFDQPLFLVDPS, from the coding sequence ATGGATATTAAAGAAATTCAGAGTTTAATTAAGTTCGTTGCTAAATCTGGCGCTAGCGAAGTTAAATTAGAAATGGAAGACATTAAAATTACCATTAGAACAGGAGCGTTAAACTCTGGTGGAGAGACAACTATTTTGCAACAAATACCAATGGGGCAACCTCAAATGGCTCCTGCCGCTGCTGCACCAGCACCAGCTGCTGCGCCTGAAGCTGCACCTGCAAAAGAAGAAAGTAATGACGATAAATACATTACTATAAAGTCGCCAATTATTGGTACTTTTTACAGAAAACCATCTCCAGACAAACCTGTGTTTGTAGAAGTTGGTGATACTATAGGTCAAGGAGATGTTCTTTGTGTTATTGAAGCAATGAAACTTTTTAATGATATAGAATCTGAAGTTTCTGGTAAAATTGTAAAAGTATTGGTAGATGATTCTTCTCCAGTA
- the rpmF gene encoding 50S ribosomal protein L32 has product MAHPKRKISKTRRDKRRTHYKAVAPTLAKDATTGEIHLFHRAHWHEGKLYYRGQILIDKTEEAVA; this is encoded by the coding sequence ATGGCACATCCAAAGAGAAAAATTTCAAAAACCAGAAGAGACAAGAGAAGAACGCACTATAAAGCGGTAGCTCCAACACTTGCAAAAGATGCAACAACAGGAGAAATTCACTTGTTCCACAGAGCACACTGGCACGAAGGTAAATTATACTACCGTGGACAAATATTAATTGACAAAACAGAAGAAGCAGTAGCTTAA